AATGTACCAATTTCCATTGACATTTTTCTCTGAAATTGCACTATTAGCATAGAACAGATTCCCTGTCACTTCCACCTGATTTGCAGAATTTGCCTTTTGCACAATCTTCCCTATAGTGCATTCTCTAGCCCAATGACCAAACTTATCACAGTTATAACATTTGGGCTTCCCTTTATATCTACATTCACCAAAATGGAACTTAGAGCACACTCTACACTGTGGTTTGGTACTCTCTTGACCCATTGACTGTGTCTGGTATGAATTGGATGCAGGGCTATTGAGAGGTCTCTGTTGAAATCGAAACTTTGGATCCCATTTCTTTCCCTTGGGATTCCAATTCTTCTGAAATTTTGATGAACCAGATTGAGCTCCATTCCTATTCTGCCCTTGTGGACTCACTGAGAATGATGCAAATGCCTTCTCAGTGGTATCAACATTATGTAGATCAAACCGTTGTTCTTGACTCTTCAAGATTGCAACAACTTCCTGCAATTCTACAGTCTCTAGACACTTTGTATTTTCTATAACCAAACAGATCGAATCATAAGGTTTACTTAGGCTTATTAGAACCTTCTGCACAAGTCTCTCATTAGAAAGAGATTCACCAAATGTTCTCATCTGATTAATTAAGTCATTCAGCCTTGTGAGATAACTAGATAAGGATTCATCATCTCGCATTCTAGCATACTCAAATTCTCTTCTaagattttgaagttttacaGATCTAACCTGATCACCACCATGGTATTCACCATACAGTAGATCCTATGCCATCTTGGCTGAGTCAGCGTTTGCAATCCGAGGAAATATCTGATCAGAGACTGCGTTTTGTATAATTCCCAGAGCCTTTGCATCTCTCATTAGCACTGCCATCATTTCTTCATCACGATCGTCTTCCGATGACCCTTcagcttccttcttcttcttctttgaatcGGGTGTTGGCAATCCCTTTTCTACCAGATTCCATAACCCAATGGATTTGAAGATTGTTACCATTTTAATTCTCCAGAACTCATAGTTCTCACCGGAGAAGATTGGAGTTCTCACCTCCGAGCCTCCAGATCCAGACATCTTGCAATCCTTTCGTGAGCTTCGATTGAGCTCAGTGACCTCACAGATTTACATCCAGATTTTAAATGGCGcaacctggctctgaggccatgttagtgtttTTGACAATGGAAGAAGGAGGAATGCACTAAGAATGTAAATGGCTGCTATTCTCTCTGCAAGTCGCAGAGGAACCTTTTGTATATATGttgttctctctctttttcacacacacacatgaaaaggaaataaaacagTTAACAAAGCTTGGCTGGATCTTTCCTTCTAGTTAAAATGATCACAGCCACTCATCTAGCAATAGCTAGGATCATCACACATGGCACTCATGACCTTACATATTTTGATCTTACACTTGGCAATTTCTAAGCACAAGTGGATACACAAATAAAGACAAGATTATTCTCAAATACTAATCAGCTCATGGCTTATAGTTCAACAAGTGATGCATTCCTCTTTGAGACTAAATGTGTAGTAAAAGTTTTTCATATCTCCTCTCTTGCCAGTTCTCATTCCTTATTATATTTTTAGGCACTAAGAGAATCTCATCGGTATGCAAGAACTATTTTAATGTTACTATATGTCGGATATTGAAGCTGGTCTTGGTTTGAAGAGGAACCGCTTGATTGTTCTCTCTCTTTTTGGCTGAAAATGACCACGATTTAAGTGGGGTTCAAGGCGTTGGGCTTCATACAGCTCCTTGTTTTGCCCAAACGTTTACTGAAGATGAGATATTAAACAGGTATGATACTAACTGGTTTTATACATGGTTTCTTTTTtgcttaaaatttttttttgaaaaaaaaaaaaattaaagattcaATTTCATAGGTAATGACAATGGTGATGCTTCTCTCTTTCAATGTGGTATGAAATTTGTGGATAATAGTGTACCCAACTTGGATGAAAGCCCATCAAAGACaattttctcattgatttttTTGTGGGCATCCCTGCAGCAAAAGAGCTCTTTTGAAGTCTTCCTGTGAATTCTTTAGCAACGGAGTTGGTGAGGGCTGCATGAAAAAGCCAAAGAGGGTTTCAAATGCAGTTGCTCTTACTGTGATATGGTACATTGATCAAATCACTGAAATCTCCTTATTTTATATTTAGTAGTTGTTGCAGcactgatattatattcaattttttgtgTTATCTGCTACCTTTTTTAATCTCAATATCCCTTTttttaatctttcttttgtttgtaacCCTTTTTTGCTGAATTATTGTTTTTCGAATTGTTTTGAGGAgttgaaatttggtaatttagTGAGCTTTTATGTGCATTTTTAGTTTGGTTCTTATTTGAACTGAATTGAATTTGTAAGAAGTATTTTGGCATAACACAAATTTTATATGAATCCAAGTTTATCAAGAATAGTAAAGGACAGAAAAGAGTCTGTTGTGTTTGGTGTAAAGTTAATTTGTTTGTATTCAAATATGAAGTACAACTTTTTTCTTACGTATGAGACCGAATTGGTTTCAGCATGATTCAAGTCTCAGTACAGCTGGATATTTGTTTGCTCACACAGATTTTGTGCATACCTTGATGcggttttatataaaaattactGGATTTTATTCATCCTGAATTCACTTTTGTATAATTCCACCTACATGCCATGTTTAAATGATTAGTCAATGGATTTTGTTAAAAGTGTTGCATGTAAAGTTCAGACATGCAAGATTGTGTGATCAGACCTCAAGAAGAGAGCTTGAGCAGGGATTTAGACCAAGGGGACCAAGGCATAGTCTTGAGAGCTCCAGAGGATTAACTTGAGGAATGCGTCGATACAAACTTTTGTGTATAACAATCTACCAAATGTTTTCAATGTAAATAGTATTATTGTTTTGCATCACAATCTTTTATATCTTGCACACATTATTTTTCATATAGTTTTcaatcccgcagcaacgcgaGTACAAATTTCTAGTTTGAACTAAATTCGAgtgtagttttgttttttttttttttttatcaactgAGATTTTCAATATAACAGCcaaaaaagcaaaataaaaaaaacaacatagCAATGCTTCGTTACACAGCAGGCTCCCTCACGAGTTATGCAACACCAAAGCATCACTAATCTAGACACAAAGACACCAAAAGAAAGGTAGACGGAGTACTTACGCTCTGACTAACCTTGATTTACATTACTTCGACTGTAGTTTGTTTCTAATGAAATACACATTATTTGCTAGGGAATCTAGCATATTGTTTATATTAGTTAACCAAAGATACTGATCACATGATGCAATCTTAAATGCAACCCACAATCCCAAATCAAATTCACCCAATTGCATGTGAATCACAACACATGCAAGGATGCAAGATCTCTTAGAAAATGGGACCCCGGGCCATTTTACAATCACAATTTCCCCACATGTAGTCACATGATGGGTATGGCATGCCATCACAATTGTCACACCAAATAGCCGGAAAAATCCCATATTTATTTGTAGAAAAAGACACTATTAATCCACCATTAATCAAATCTTTCTTCCCTCTCTAAATGGTTTGAAATGTAAAggttaaaaaaaaggaagaaaaatcatTACCCAACTCAAAATTCAGTAcctttgggtttgaaaaatacTAGACAAGTCACAATCCCACTAAACAAAATACACTGTTTAACCACCATGGGGTGACTCAATGGTTGATGACGAATTTCAGACCCGTATTCCACATGGCACACTTTGGATTTGATTCATGTCGCTGGTGAATCACGAGTGTGGCCAAGAAGAGACTGAAATGCCTCTATGAGTCTTCTCGACCCCCAAAATGATGGATTGTCTGGTTCCCCTTTAAAAAAAGAGAGACGCAcctttaactcaaaattcagtCATATATAATTCAATTTTTTGAGGCCATTTTGGTGTAAAAGGGTACATTCTCATTAAACGGATTTTTAGTTTGGAGTCTAAAATTTTTGGGGACCAAAATGAAACTACAGTAAAAGTTTTGAGTTCAATTCTAAATCTTATACATTAAGAAAAATGAGACAAGTCACATATTTACCAAACAAATGAGGACATATAAAGTTATGAATAATAATTGTGTTCCACTAATGGGAGAATCTATTTCTCTCACATTGTTTATGATTAACGTATCTTCATTATACAAACCTCATAATCGGAACCATTTATAATCGTAATTCAAATGGTTGCCGGACATTTTGGTATGCAAGGAAAGGATACCGGTTGTATATCctctagaaagaaaaaaaaaaaaaaaaaaaaaaaagggcttaaccaaatgtttttgttttctgtttttttagttcaaataagagaaaaatgggagaacaaaagaaaattaatagaGTTAcatgaaaaactaaaaaaacagGTTTTGACTATTGTTTAGTTGTATGCATGTATATTCACCCTCCTTTCTTTTTGACCTCTATCATCTCTCATGTTCCCTCCTTTCTTTAACcaaaaaacttaaacaaaaaacaaaagtaaaacagTGATTCCCAACTACccttatatatacacacacacacacacacacaccaacacAAGCAAGCAccaacaaaaattcaaacacTTAAGAACCAAAACTTGCTCatcatctctttcaaaaaagaaaaaagcttgGTCATCATCTCAATGGCAGAGCTAGAGAGCCCAAGAGTGATGACAAAGATCATaacttttctctcttctctggtTCAAAGAGTGGCGGAATCGAATGACCTCAACAGCCATTTCCAACACCAGAAAATCTCAGTCTTCCATGGTCTAACTAGACCCACCATTTCAATACAGAACTACCTAGAGAGGATTTTCAAGTATGCCAATTGCAGCCCGTCTTGCTTAATTGTTGCGTACGTTTATCTGGATCGGTTTTCGCAGAGGCAACCCTCGTTGCCTATCAACTCATTCAACGTTCATCGGTTGCTGATTACGAGTGTCATGGTGGCTGCAAAGTTCATGGATGACATGTAAGTCCTGAAGTTGAATTTTACTAGCTCATGAGCAcaattatttgacaaaaaataaaaaaataaataatctgTTCTAAAGGTATTCAAAAAGATTTTGCAATTGTTTTGGTGGCCATACATTCACTTGCATCCTGTCCATCAAATTATGCAACTTTTAGATATTATATATGCTTCATGCATGAATGTagatgaaaaaaagaaaatgaatttcacTGTGTTTTTCTTCGATGGGTTTTACCTTGTTAAGCGTTCTGTGTCTGTGGTATAGAATTCTCGGTACTGTTTTCTAATCCGGATTTTTGCTTTtcataatttcaaaaaaaaaaaaaaaaaaaaccttttaattacttggaaaaaaaatattagaggCAGTTACCTCATAGACAGAATTTGATCCCTCATTTTAATTAAATGGAAAATTTTCAGAACAAAAATGCATAACCTTGTGGTTTGGGTTGTAAAGTTTCCAACAATGTTCTAAAATCCAGCCATGTGATACCCTGGTTTTTCCTATATAAATGGAGTGTCCACCTAGCTGTGCACATGGCGACCTAATATAAGTTTTGGTCGATTATATAAAGTCAATAACATAATATGGGGAAAAAAATCGGGCGTCCCTGACGGATTATGTTCATACGAGTGTGATCATGTGATGACTAAGATACTTCACATGGAGATATATCCTTGGTAATTAGGAAATATGTCTTCTTTATATGCATATCATAAGCCAGGTAGTCAAAATTTCTCTAATGTTTTTGTAATGataataacttttttttatgttgaagAATTAACTAATATCTATTATATTTATCTGGTGTGCAATTTCAGGTACTACAACAACGCATATTATGCAAAAGTTGGAGGAATAAGCACAATAGAGATGAATTTTCTTGAAGTGGATTTCCTGTTTGGTTTGAGCTTCAACTTAAACGTGACTCCCTCAACCTTCACCATCTACTGTTCATATCTCCAGAGAGAGATGCTTCTGTTGCAACCACCTCTAGAGTCTGCAGATTCTTCTCTTACTTTAGGCAAATCACCAAAGCTCCACTTGTGCTTTGATGAGGATGAAACCTCCcatcagcaacaacaacaacagcagCAGCTAGCTGTTTGACATTAAACCCTTAAAAAGGTGTCCAAAAAGTAGTTGTTGAGGTAgtgatttttgtaattttcttaTATTGTTGGCCTGGCAAAATGAACATTAGATTTTTGTGTActtcttctcttctcttttctttatgATTGTTTAGACCATATTTGGGTGTAAGACAATCCCTTTTACTTTTTACATGACGACGTAACAATATGTACTGAAgtggtgctatccacatacttctttttatcttttataCATCCTCTCAATTTTCGATTGTCGGATCGAACGAATTGAAGAgtatcataaaaataaaattaacaacGGTGTATAGAAGGTAAAAAGGGTGAGTGAATAGCACCACCTTAATTATTTACTATACAAACATCGTAACCGGAACTACTCTTTCTCTTatcatcatcatcctcatcatccaaagataatttgttataaaatttaatttaatttagaaaCCATTTAGTCTTTCATTTGTACCAAACAAATCGACAATTGTGGTATTCTTACGATGAGATTTATATGGATGATTAATTCATCTCCaaatcaaatgaatttttaaagaaATGTTCTTAAGATATTCACAAAGAGAATGAAGGAATCTGATTACAacatttatatattaaaataacaGTATATTGTCCTTTAAATATGTAAAGATGTAAAGAGGCTGTcatattttttagttttgtagTTGAGATTTTTTAGAATGTTGAGATGAATCTTTGAATTTACAGTCCGGAAAGCAATGCCTCTAAATTGGCTTTAATGGCTGATATATACTCGTTTCGTTCTTATCCATGAATGTTTAGGATTCTTGTTTTAACTTAGGGTTTGCCACCAGAAGATCCATAGCTGGCCATGCAATGCAAGGCAATTTGCTGATATTTACTTGGTCACGATTTGGAAGGAGGATGAGTGGTGAATTTTAAACCTAATTTGGTGACATGGGTAGGTCCGGCTCACCATAAAAATAATAGTGTGCAAAAGAGtactgttttatttttattgtagtTATATTTAGTGTTGACAGTTGTAATTGTTGGACAGTTGTATTGATCTTGAGATAGGAACAATGAACATGTGCAACCCCTGGGCCACTgttcggagagagagagagatcccactaaccaaaacaaataacaaaattgGTACTGAGCTGTACAATTTGTCATCAAACATTATGTTATTTTTTAAGACTATTAATCTGAACGATAAACATTCAATTGAGTTGTAAACGTTTGACGAGTTAACTTAGAGAATGTAAGTTTGTTGtcgaaataattttttttacattaattaatTTACTATTTTAAGTTGTTAGACTGTTAATTTAAGGGGCAATATGAATTCATTTATCAAGAGAACAAATTGATAGTCTAAGTTATGCATTATGACTACAAAACTATGTCTCTAAACGACAACTTGTTGGCATGTGCAGGGAAAGAGGATAGAAACAGTCATTTCTTGTCATCTTAGTTATTTGTCTATAAATTGAGATACGAATGATGCTCGGCCTTTGGCCAGCTACTTGTAGTCACTGGAAAGTTATCTTGAATTTGTTCTGTAAAACACAATAAATTCTGAGCTGAGATGTATTGTAATTTGTAATTCCAACCTCATTCGTTACTTATGGATCACTGTACTATGGGAAAAACTTTCCTAAAACGGTTTCATATTACTTTCTTTGCTCCGGCTTTAATGCTATATAGCATTTGATGTTACGAGTTTTTTAACCATCATATTCGATTTCCAGAACTATTAAATCTTCTATTCTCAATTTCAGCTATTCATTCCATATCATTCAATATTCCTTCTACTTCTCTTTTCACATAACTTATATATATGAGTAGAGAGATGAAGACAAGTCACGTGATGTGAGAGACATGAAGAGAAGTGATATGAAACCAGAATACCTAAGCTTTTAAACACTTCCCCCCCCTACTAGCACTACACAAATTGCACATGctctaaaaaatgaaaacacaaAAAGATCACGACATGGATCTCTCATAGTTTTTAATCGACAATTATTGACCATCCACCTAAAAAATACGAAATTGTTGTGAACATTATTAGCAtgtgtgtgattgtgtaaatcctaagtcaAGATAGATTAGGAACCCTTcgggatctagaagatctttcctattatacttgtattacttggagagtaAGTTATTCTCTcttccttattactataaataaatgcacaaAGCATGAGGAATAGCACACAAAATATTATTGGCGCATTTGCACTACATTAGTAAAAAAAGTGGTTAAGTGAGATTGCCCGGCCAGACGTAAATTTGGTTAGAATCTAGCGGCAAGTGTTGGCATATATGAATTCCTCGTGGC
This is a stretch of genomic DNA from Malus domestica chromosome 02, GDT2T_hap1. It encodes these proteins:
- the LOC103406539 gene encoding cyclin-U4-1, with translation MAELESPRVMTKIITFLSSLVQRVAESNDLNSHFQHQKISVFHGLTRPTISIQNYLERIFKYANCSPSCLIVAYVYLDRFSQRQPSLPINSFNVHRLLITSVMVAAKFMDDMYYNNAYYAKVGGISTIEMNFLEVDFLFGLSFNLNVTPSTFTIYCSYLQREMLLLQPPLESADSSLTLGKSPKLHLCFDEDETSHQQQQQQQQLAV